From Pseudochaenichthys georgianus chromosome 11, fPseGeo1.2, whole genome shotgun sequence, a single genomic window includes:
- the dnajc8 gene encoding dnaJ homolog subfamily C member 8 — translation MAAAGGESSTTNVSDELFQNFYTEVKQIEKRDSVLTNKQQIDRLLRPGSSYFNLNPFEVLQIDPEATDDQLKKRFRALSILVHPDKNQDEQDRSQKAFEAVDKAYKLLLEPDQRKRALDVIHAGQEYVEHHVKEKKKQLKKDGKSLDMEEDNPEVFKQAVYKQTMKLFAELEIKRKEREAKDMHERKRAREEEIEVADKAKRDREWQKNFEETRDGRVDSWRTFQAKGKKSKEKKPRSFLKPPKVKMEQRE, via the exons ATGGCGGCCGCCGGAGGAGAGTCTTCTACCACGAATGTGTCGGATGAATTATTTCAAAACTTTTACACGGAG gTGAAGCAGATTGAGAAGAGAGACTCTGTGCTGACCAACAAGCAGCAGATTGACAGACTGCTCAGACCTGGCTCTTCCTACTTCAATCTCAATCCCTTTGAG GTGCTCCAAATTGATCCTGAGGCAACAGATGATCAATTGAAGAAAAGATTTCGGGCG TTATCCATCTTGGTCCATCCAGACAAAAATCAGGATGAACAAGACAGATCGCAGAAAGCCTTTGAAG CCGTTGACAAGGCGTACAAGCTCCTCCTGGAACCAGACCAGAGGAAGAGAGCGTTGGACGTGATCCACGCAGGACAGGAATATGTGGAGCATCAT GTAAAGGAGAAAAAGAAACAGCTGAAGAAGGACGGGAAGTCGTTGGATATGGAGGAGGACAACCCTGAAGTG TTCAAGCAAGCCGTGTACAAACAGACCATGAAGCTGTTTGCAGAGCTCGAAATCAAGAGGAAGGAAAGGGAAGCAAAGGACATGCACGAAAG AAAAAGGGCAAGAGAGGAAGAAATCGAGGTGGCAGACAAAGCAAAGCGGGACCGAGAATGGCAGAAAAACTTTGAG GAAACAAGAGATGGGCGTGTGGACAGTTGGAGGACCTTCCAGGCTAAAGGAAAGAAGAGCAAGGAGAAAAAGCCCAGGTCCTTCCTCAAGCCCCCTAAAGTCAAGATGGAACAGAGGGAATGA